One Pseudomonas abieticivorans genomic region harbors:
- a CDS encoding MFS transporter: MKDSVKALSAVCLAAMMFGLEISSIPVILPTLEALLKSRFSDLQWIMNAYTLACTTVLMAVGTLVDRYGRKALFIQSVAVFGLASLACGLADSAAQLIIARAVQGASGGAMLVCQVSILSRQFTVARERSKAFALWGIVFGAGLGLGPIIGTGILALASWQWVFLVHVPIAAGACALAAAGVHASSEAPTGKLDGVGIVLLALAVFGLTYVIIQGSQPEMSSVEARVILSLTLLAFVAFVISQRVNRQPMMDFSVLRIRGFSGALLGSAGMNFSFWPLMIYLPIYVQAGMGLGKGEAGLLLLAYTLPTLFVPPLGERLALKLHPGVVIPAGLLVIGAGLMLMCASIGHAQLLVPGMAAGCLLAGTGLGLTNTPVTNTSTGSVPPTRAGMASGMDMSARMTSLAINIAVMGWILLQGISVGLQQASGGLSDAASLHAAAQAVAAGKQEVPAAAFHAALDLGFTWVLLYGVASVCLAALASFVVFRPWAGGAVLKTA, translated from the coding sequence ATGAAGGACTCGGTAAAGGCGCTGTCCGCCGTGTGTTTGGCGGCAATGATGTTTGGTTTGGAAATCTCCAGTATCCCGGTGATATTGCCCACCCTTGAGGCATTGCTCAAAAGCCGGTTCAGTGACCTGCAGTGGATCATGAACGCCTACACACTGGCCTGCACGACCGTGTTGATGGCCGTGGGCACGCTGGTGGATCGCTACGGGCGCAAAGCCTTGTTTATCCAAAGCGTCGCGGTATTTGGCCTGGCCTCGTTGGCCTGCGGCCTGGCGGACAGCGCCGCGCAACTGATCATCGCCCGTGCGGTGCAGGGCGCCAGTGGCGGCGCCATGCTGGTGTGCCAGGTTTCGATTCTGTCCCGGCAGTTCACCGTGGCCCGTGAACGCAGCAAAGCGTTCGCCTTGTGGGGCATTGTGTTTGGCGCAGGCCTTGGGCTGGGCCCGATCATCGGCACCGGCATCCTTGCGTTGGCCAGCTGGCAGTGGGTGTTTCTGGTCCATGTGCCGATCGCCGCAGGCGCCTGTGCCCTTGCCGCCGCCGGGGTGCACGCTTCGAGCGAGGCGCCTACTGGCAAGCTGGATGGCGTCGGGATTGTGTTGTTGGCCTTAGCCGTGTTCGGCCTGACCTACGTGATCATTCAAGGCTCACAGCCTGAAATGTCGAGTGTGGAAGCACGGGTGATCTTGTCGTTGACGCTGCTTGCGTTCGTGGCGTTCGTAATTTCGCAAAGGGTCAACCGCCAGCCGATGATGGATTTCTCGGTGTTGCGCATTCGCGGATTTTCCGGTGCGTTGCTCGGCTCGGCAGGCATGAACTTCAGTTTTTGGCCGCTGATGATCTACTTGCCCATCTACGTTCAGGCGGGTATGGGGCTGGGCAAAGGCGAAGCCGGCTTACTGTTGCTGGCGTATACGTTGCCGACGCTCTTCGTGCCGCCGCTGGGTGAGCGCCTGGCGCTGAAGCTGCATCCGGGTGTGGTCATCCCGGCAGGGCTGCTGGTGATCGGGGCGGGCTTGATGTTGATGTGTGCATCCATCGGCCATGCCCAACTGCTGGTACCGGGAATGGCCGCTGGCTGCTTGCTGGCCGGGACGGGGTTGGGGCTGACCAACACCCCGGTGACCAACACCAGCACCGGCTCCGTGCCGCCAACCCGTGCCGGCATGGCGTCGGGCATGGACATGAGCGCGCGGATGACCTCGCTGGCCATCAACATCGCGGTCATGGGCTGGATACTGCTGCAAGGTATCAGCGTTGGGTTGCAGCAGGCATCGGGTGGGTTGAGCGATGCAGCAAGCTTGCACGCTGCGGCCCAGGCAGTGGCGGCGGGCAAGCAAGAGGTACCGGCAGCCGCCTTTCACGCGGCGCTCGATCTAGGCTTCACCTGGGTGCTGCTGTATGGCGTGGCCAGCGTCTGCCTGGCGGCGCTGGCGAGCTTTGTGGTGTTCAGGCCTTGGGCTGGGGGGGCGGTTTTGAAAACGGCTTGA